CAGGATCCGCAAAATCTCGAACCGGTTCCCGCCTATCTTAAGATTCCGCTGCGTGCCAATGAAGCGATTCTTCAGATTTTTTGATATGCGATTTTAGTGGAATCATTCTCGTGTAGGAGCAGCCATCGTTTGCTAGTCGGCTGGTGCGCCGAAACATTACATGCGTTCAATCTCCCGCAACAGCCAACGCAACTCGCTCGCCTCCAGTGCTGTGGTAATACCCGCATTTAGTGTTGCTCGCGCCTCTTTGATCCGTCCGAGTTCCAGATAAAATCTTGCCAGCAACAAGTAGCCTGAGCTTTCATACCGGCGAAAATGAATTGCCTTGTTGTAAGCTGCAATTGCAGCTTCCGTGTTGCGTTGCTGCGCGTAGGCGGTGCCAAGATTGGTCAGCGCCATCACATTGGTGGAATCCAATGTGAGGGCATTTTGGAAGGAACGAATGGCGTTGTTGAGATCGCCGCGATTGCCGTAGGCATTGCCCTGATTCACATAAATGAACGGATCATCCGGTTTGATCGCAAGCGCCATTTGAAACACCTCGAGCGCATTTGCAAAATCACCCCGGCTGCTGAATTGAGTGCCGAGATAATCCAGCGCCAAGGCCCATCGGCTGCGCACCGCATGCTCGTTCTCACCCAAGTCCCGCAACGTTCGAATCAAGAATGACCGCACCTCGGCGTCTTTGCCAAAGCTATAGTGCAAACTCATCAAGCCCAGCGCCTTTAAATCGAGATCAAGCGATTGCACAAAGGCTTTGAGGCGCCGGACGACCATAGTGTCTTTCGTTGTCATATTCGGACGCAGAAAAGTTTTGGTGAAATAACTCACGGCCGCGGTCTGCGCCATGGCATGATTTGCCTCCGGCTGCAAGAGCATTTGCGCCGCCGTTTCAAAATTTGTGTTAGGATCGATCTCCAGCAATCCCTGCACGATACGTTTGTGCGGCTTGAGTTCCCCATACCATGTATTGACCTGAGCTTCCAACGCTGCAATGCTTTTGTCCGGATGGCATTGCCGGCAGGCATTCTCAATGCCGAGTTGTGCATCGAAGGCCGGACGCGGGATGGGAATGGAGTGATCCGAACGCGCGAAACGGATTTGATCACCGATGCCGCGATGCTGCAAATAAGGCATGTGGCAGGAGGTGCACAAGCTTCCAGCAGAATTCTGTCTATGTTTGGTGTGTTGTTCCAGTCGATCGCGCTTGCTGGCATGGCAACCGAGACATTGCTCGCTATCAAACCGGCCTGATAAACGCCGGCCAGTGACATCGCGGTAATGCTGCGCATGCGGATCATGGCAATCAACGCATGTCATCGATCCGTTGAGATAGCAATCGCTGTAACGATGATTGTCTTGATACGCAAAATGGCGTACACGGCCATCGGCCAGATACGGCCCTTCAGCCAACAGCGGCAATTTCAACGAGTAATAGTCTTCCAGCTTTCTTCCCGGCAAATAACCGGCGCGAAGCGGATCTTTCACGGCATGACATTGCAAGCAAATTTGCAGCGACTCCTCTTTGCTCAAGGTCGATAATGATTTCATGCCAATATCTGCGGTCTCGGAAATTTTTCCGGAATGCGCCAGTTCCGCATGTTGCTTGCCCGGCCCGTGACAGGATTCGCAATTGATTGCGAGGCTTTGATAGCGCGTTGCAAACCGCATGTGCTTCGCATCATAGGCCACTTCGATTTGGCTGCCGTGACAGTTTTGGCAATTTGAAATGCTTGTTTCCGTGCCCAGAATTCTATGGGGCGGCCACTCGTTCAAATCTGTGAGAGCCAAATCACGACTCACCGGCGTCCACTGTTGATTGCTTCTTCTCTGCACAAACCAACGCTGTTCGTGTTTGCTGTAGTCAAACGGCAGAAACCGTAATGTGCCGTCTGGAAATTTTGCGAAGTAACTTTGCGTGCCGCCGCCCCTCATGTGGCCTCC
This portion of the Cytophagia bacterium CHB2 genome encodes:
- a CDS encoding tetratricopeptide repeat protein → MSKKKKIKHAGRASLPPAQVKRVQPHGRHKNILMLIAGVLLLIIAIFYVLPSLSKKSAVSNNTEFPAAADFKASAEVSFTDFVGAQTCAECHTEEYEAWRSSTHARAGGPAQPQTMIGPFNREPMQFKDATVTPAYDATRGFTFTVKQEGAPPRVFPVEAVIGGGHMRGGGTQSYFAKFPDGTLRFLPFDYSKHEQRWFVQRRSNQQWTPVSRDLALTDLNEWPPHRILGTETSISNCQNCHGSQIEVAYDAKHMRFATRYQSLAINCESCHGPGKQHAELAHSGKISETADIGMKSLSTLSKEESLQICLQCHAVKDPLRAGYLPGRKLEDYYSLKLPLLAEGPYLADGRVRHFAYQDNHRYSDCYLNGSMTCVDCHDPHAQHYRDVTGRRLSGRFDSEQCLGCHASKRDRLEQHTKHRQNSAGSLCTSCHMPYLQHRGIGDQIRFARSDHSIPIPRPAFDAQLGIENACRQCHPDKSIAALEAQVNTWYGELKPHKRIVQGLLEIDPNTNFETAAQMLLQPEANHAMAQTAAVSYFTKTFLRPNMTTKDTMVVRRLKAFVQSLDLDLKALGLMSLHYSFGKDAEVRSFLIRTLRDLGENEHAVRSRWALALDYLGTQFSSRGDFANALEVFQMALAIKPDDPFIYVNQGNAYGNRGDLNNAIRSFQNALTLDSTNVMALTNLGTAYAQQRNTEAAIAAYNKAIHFRRYESSGYLLLARFYLELGRIKEARATLNAGITTALEASELRWLLREIERM